The genome window AAAAGCGAAGCCCTCTCGGTAGTCACATATTGTCAGTGTCATACCCCTAACTGCCCGTATTTCAATGAACCAGACTTGCCCCTAAGAAACATAGATGTCAGATTCTTGTGGTCGTTAGAGAACCTAGGGATTACGGACTCACCTAAAGCTACGAGGCAAGAAGAAGCAGTCCGTCACTTCAATGAGACTGTCCAATATCAAGAAGGCCGGTACTTAGTCAAGTGGCCCTGGATCGAATACCCACCAGATCTGCCATCAAACTTTGGTTTGGCCTTGGGTCGATTGAAAAGTATCCTGAAAAGGCTGGACTTGCCATTGGTCAATGAGTATGATTCTATACTGAAAGGACAACTTGACCTAGGGATCATTGAGGTTGTAGCGAGAGGACCAGACCTGGACAGAGACCACCCAGTCCACTACCTCGCTCATCATATGGTCAAACAAGATGGCAAGGGTAGAATAGTGTATGACGCTAGTGCCAAAGTTACTGGACAGAAAAGCCTAAATGAGTGCCTTTACAGTGGACCTTCTATGTTGGAAGACCTTACTGCATTACTACTGAAGTTCCGAACAAAGAGGTATGGCATACTGGCTGATGTCGAGAAGGCGTTCCTACAAGTGGCACTTCAAGAGGATGATCGTGATGTTACAAGGTTCCTCTGGTTAAAGGACACAACCAAGGAAGCTACCGAAGATAACCTGCTATATCTGAGGTTCTGCAGGGTACCCTTTGGAGTCGTCGCGAGTCCGTTTTTGCTGACAGCCACGATCCGTCACTACATAAGCACGACAAATAAGGCTTTGCTGGAAAAGGTTGCTGACAAATGCTATGTAGACAATCTAGTGACGGGAGCTGATGACCTGCAGGAGGCTAAGCAGATCTATGAGCAAACTAGAACAACGTTTGAACAACTGTCTATGAATATGAGAGACTGGATCTCAAATAACCGGAGTTTCATGGACGTGATACCAGAACATCATAGATCGGTGAAACATGGGCAGGTCAAAGTGCTTGGACTAATGTGGAATGTCAAAGAAGACACACTGAAACTCAATGTAACTGAAGACCATTTCAGCACAGATCCTCCGATAAACACAAAGAGGAAAGTTCTTCGGGCTCTAGCACGTGTGTATGACCCATGCGGTTTTGTATGCCCGCTCATGTTGTCAATGAAGCTGATCTTCCAGAATATCTGTGAAAGGAAATGTAAATGGGACACAGAACTGCCTACAGAGCTGACACAATCAGTGGAGAATGTCATGGAAAGCTTGAAGTCTATAGTGGTTACAGAGATACCTAGGTATGTGGGGACAGATGTCTCGAGGAATGGACTTAAGTACCACCTACACTGCTTCACAGATGCTTCCAAGGACGCGTATGCTGCGGTCATCTACCTCAGAGTGGTTGGCGATGGACAAGGAAAATCAGTCTCCCTTTTGATGGCTAAATCACACGTGTCACAGACCAAAGACAAGGATGAGTTGAAGATTCCCAAATTGGAATTACTAGGATTTCTGATTGGAAGTAGACTCTTGAAATATGTAAGGAACCATCTTGATCTTGACATTGAGAAAGAATATTTGTGGTCAGACAGTTTGGTCGTACTCAGCTGGATGAGGTCGAATAAATTGCTTCCACCCTTTGTTGCTAACAGAGTGAATGAAATAAAGCGGGACCACCCCAACACAGAGATGTTCTACGTCCACACAAAGCAAAACCCTGCTGACATTGCGACACGACCCGAACTGTTTGAAGAGAAAAGACAACTTTGGTTTAACGGACCAGAGTTTCTTGTCAAAGAAGAATCCTGCTGGCCCCAGAATAGACTCTATGAGTCACATCAAAACCTTCTTTCCGTTGGGGAGGTCCTGGGTGACTACCCAGGTGAACCGACACAGGAAGTATCCACTGGTGATAACACTGACCAACGTGTAGCCGTGGAGCAAGAAAGTCCCAGTGATCCCGACGAACCTATGGAGACTCAGGATTTGAACACACACATAGAGAATGGTGAATATCCTACTGATGGAACCATGGAACTTGACAATCCTGAGAATCAGAGTGAAGAGGGTATCCAGCAGCAGACCACTGTTAACAAAAGAGTGTCTGAGATAAAAGATCTACAAAAACGTCACTTTCAAGAAGAACTAAATGGTAAAAGAACACATTTAGCACGAAACTTAGATCTTTTTGTCGATGTAGACGGCCTTCTGAGGTGCCGTGGACGTATGGCGAATACCACTTGGAGCTATGACATGAAGTATCCGATACTACTGCCAAAAAACTCTGAGTTCACCGACAGAGTCATCAAGGAGACCCATGAGAGTAACTACCACGTCGGTGCTCCACACACATTGAGTATCATCAGAGAACGCTATTGGATACCACAGGGGAAAGCCCAGGTGATGAAAGTGTTAAAACGCTGCACCCAGTGTGTCAAACACGGAGGTGGTCCATACCGTTTACCAGCTACGCCGGCACTACCTCCAGAACGAGTGAATTATAACACACCTTTCACTTATACTGGTGTTGACTATCTAGGACCGCTGTTTGTGAGTACCCAGACTGGCAAAGAGAAGCGATGGATAGCTTTATTCACGTGTTTGACGGTAAGAGCCATACATCTTGAGCTTGTAAAGGATCTTTCAGCTGAAGAATGTCTCCTAGCCTTGCGACGGTTTATAGCTGCGAGAAACAAGCCGCAACGGATATACTCAGACAATGCGACTTGCTTCAAGTTAGTTGCTGAAATGGTACAACAGCCATTCTGCGTTAAGAATGACATCCAGTGGAAATTCATATGTCAACTAGCACCGTGGCACGGTGGATTTTATGAGCGGCTGATAGGCATGGTAAAACATTGCCTCAAAAGAACACTGGAAAAACACCTTCTTAACGATACCAGGCTACTAACAGTGGTGAAAGAGGTGGAAAATGTGCTTAATTCGAGACCACTGACAAGAGTCGGCACTGAAGTGGAACATGTTCTCTGTCCAGCAGATTTTTTAAGCCTAGGACAATGTTTAACTATGAGACCGTCCACCGTGGATTCACCGACTTGTAACACGGCTACAAAGAGCGACCTTGTTGAAAGCTGGAAGAGAGGGTATAGCATTCTGGAGGAATTTAAAAGAATGTTCATCCAACAGTATCTGGCTAGTCTCAGAGAGAGATACAACAACTCACCCAAGCAGCCTAGAGTGAAATCTCTTCGATCACCACAAGTAGGCGACCTCGTACAAGTGAAATCGGACCTCAAGAACAGGAACCTCTGGAAAGTGGGGAAGATCCACGAACTGATCAGAGGAAGCGATGGCGAATGTAGAGTAGCGAGGGTCAAGACTGACGATTCTACTTTAACACGTTCTGTTGGCCATCTGTACCCGCTGGAGGTGGAGGACGAGACACCTGACATAGAACCCATGGCGGCAGATTCTGTTGAGGTCGAGGAGGTCACTGGAGAGGTGGAGGTTCCAAGGAGTTTGAACCCTACACCTGCACTCGATGAACAACCCGACATCGAGATTGATTCTACGGGTGACTGTGGAGTATCCAGTCCTGATGAAGTCCCACCATCAGGGGAGCAGCCGGAGGAGAGAGGCGTTGGTCGGAGCAAGCGGAGCGCAGCGATTCGAGCCAGGGATAAGATCCTGGAGTGGACGCGGAGCTTGCTCGCCTTGCTGCAATAACCTTTTTTCGCTGTCGAGAGTGTCGCGCCGAGCGCGATGTAAATTGGTAAGTGGTATTGAATAGGTTACTACTTTGTCATGTGGCAACACGGACAGCTCGAATGACAGCTCCAATGGCGGGACGGAAGCACATTGGCGCCATTGGAAGAAAAGCAAGGTACGTGCACGTGGCGTGAGACGGCGCGGGGTGTATGAAATGAGGAGTACATGTAGCGCCTCCACGCCGTTACAGGAGCCTGCCCTGGTGAGTgtttatacacatatttatacttgTATAATCGACAATACTAGCTACATGGGAGTGGAACAAAGGGTTAGCCAACGGCCTTTGGTTAACGTAGTTTCACTAAGTCGTAGTCCAATCCTGAGGTGTCTACCTAGACAAATAATACAAGGACATTGGACTGGGGAGCGTAGGGCTCCCGGAGTGTGTACCGGAAGCACACAGGCAAAGCATGTAGTACGGTCGGTTATGAGTTGGAGTAAGGGTCGGGTCTAGTGGGGGCAGGCTTATGGAGGACCCCGTGGGGGCAGCGCCCCCACGTCCAGGTGGTGTGTAGGACACCAGAGTACTATATGTTCAGCTAGTACTTAGTCTGGAGGCGAACCGATCGTACAGGGAGAGTCACTCTGGATAGGCCAGTAGACTTGACTCTCATTAACAGACGTGCGATGCCAACTCTGgagtaaatatacatataacagTGTGGTCGAAAGCGACCCCTTCTCCTACTCTCATGTAGCATGGCGTTATATGTATTACTGATATGATGAACCCTTGTTGCCCACGCGGATCTATACCCAAGTCGGATTCAGGCATGTGTGTTACACAACGTCGGGTATAAAGGGGGCGACACCCACCACTGTTCTAAACCTTGCCCCCTCTGGATCTGCCTTTGTGTATAAAGCAATGGGGACGGGGTTTGGTTATTCAAATGAAgagtgtacagtcaagtgtaaaaatatgggtgcgtacaacttatcaaaaatatgtcccatagcactttatgtcggcggaataaggtctcggtacatatttttgagcggataaaatcgatacgtatttttgcacttgactcacttgactgtacatatgaAATACTTCTTAACGATATCTTTTAAGAGGACTGTCTAGAAAAGATGTAAATCCTTTTGAGTCACTCGTGGGCAAGTAAACAATGATAATAAGCACGC of Leguminivora glycinivorella isolate SPB_JAAS2020 chromosome 5, LegGlyc_1.1, whole genome shotgun sequence contains these proteins:
- the LOC125226671 gene encoding uncharacterized protein LOC125226671; its protein translation is MASLYSRVKLRHERLTKVTADSEALLQQLQANGAVSEDQFTGLHIKLRQCLDSFEREIFQYLRVVPEADIVGMTEDQLKAEDILTDLETACQLNKRRNESVNKSKLPELSLPSFSGDHLKWCEFWDRFVANVDQRNLQESEKLMYLLSCLKDSALETVSGLAATNANYSVAVETLKKRYGSTHTLIDAHYSALNSLRKADSTSASCRSVLDNIEHNIRVLEKLGEPIGGNHLRSLVLSKFPEKVIHEHHLIGGGTDLSAIRSSLDRIITAMEKSTSSVGDTEFIAVPGTTTEALQVRTEVRPSSSRKRKHPGNTGAQPPKKALRSCLFCQGKGHASRDCRKYTTVEARQKQVKGRCLHCLRRNHAASSCKRKIACFRCKGDHLILFCPNPAPVGEKSDILDDDAIKSLCATSHKNTFLQTAVATLQNPLTRKAIRGRVFLDSGSQRSYITRATAKRLNLPTNEKDLLLIFTFGASEPQQTSSPSTTVSIQTKRDITKQFTVNVVPRITDRVPVTSFEYPGVDIVADDGTVGEGVDVLIGNDYFGAILTGGKIQVSEDFWLLDTDFGWVPSGKLTIEEKSEALSVVTYCQCHTPNCPYFNEPDLPLRNIDVRFLWSLENLGITDSPKATRQEEAVRHFNETVQYQEGRYLVKWPWIEYPPDLPSNFGLALGRLKSILKRLDLPLVNEYDSILKGQLDLGIIEVVARGPDLDRDHPVHYLAHHMVKQDGKGRIVYDASAKVTGQKSLNECLYSGPSMLEDLTALLLKFRTKRYGILADVEKAFLQVALQEDDRDVTRFLWLKDTTKEATEDNLLYLRFCRVPFGVVASPFLLTATIRHYISTTNKALLEKVADKCYVDNLVTGADDLQEAKQIYEQTRTTFEQLSMNMRDWISNNRSFMDVIPEHHRSVKHGQVKVLGLMWNVKEDTLKLNVTEDHFSTDPPINTKRKVLRALARVYDPCGFVCPLMLSMKLIFQNICERKCKWDTELPTELTQSVENVMESLKSIVVTEIPRYVGTDVSRNGLKYHLHCFTDASKDAYAAVIYLRVVGDGQGKSVSLLMAKSHVSQTKDKDELKIPKLELLGFLIGSRLLKYVRNHLDLDIEKEYLWSDSLVVLSWMRSNKLLPPFVANRVNEIKRDHPNTEMFYVHTKQNPADIATRPELFEEKRQLWFNGPEFLVKEESCWPQNRLYESHQNLLSVGEVLGDYPGEPTQEVSTGDNTDQRVAVEQESPSDPDEPMETQDLNTHIENGEYPTDGTMELDNPENQSEEGIQQQTTVNKRVSEIKDLQKRHFQEELNGKRTHLARNLDLFVDVDGLLRCRGRMANTTWSYDMKYPILLPKNSEFTDRVIKETHESNYHVGAPHTLSIIRERYWIPQGKAQVMKVLKRCTQCVKHGGGPYRLPATPALPPERVNYNTPFTYTGVDYLGPLFVSTQTGKEKRWIALFTCLTVRAIHLELVKDLSAEECLLALRRFIAARNKPQRIYSDNATCFKLVAEMVQQPFCVKNDIQWKFICQLAPWHGGFYERLIGMVKHCLKRTLEKHLLNDTRLLTVVKEVENVLNSRPLTRVGTEVEHVLCPADFLSLGQCLTMRPSTVDSPTCNTATKSDLVESWKRGYSILEEFKRMFIQQYLASLRERYNNSPKQPRVKSLRSPQVGDLVQVKSDLKNRNLWKVGKIHELIRGSDGECRVARVKTDDSTLTRSVGHLYPLEVEDETPDIEPMAADSVEVEEVTGEVEVPRSLNPTPALDEQPDIEIDSTGDCGVSSPDEVPPSGEQPEERGVGRSKRSAAIRARDKILEWTRSLLALLQ